A single Marispirochaeta aestuarii DNA region contains:
- the ilvD gene encoding dihydroxy-acid dehydratase, with protein MANTTKPARTLRSTTTTFGRRMAGARSLWRANGMKEEQFGKPIIGIANSFTQFVPGHVHLHSIGQQVKEWIEEQGCFAAEFNTIAIDDGIAMGHDGMLYSLPSRDLIADSVEYMVNAHKVDALVCISNCDKITPGMLIAAMRLNIPTIFVSGGPMEAGRVGENRYDLIDAMVMAADSKVDDETLTQVEQNACPTCGSCSGMFTANSMNCLAEAIGLALPGNGTIVATNEKRIDLFRSAAKRIVEMAEAYYFKGDESVLPRSVANRQAFLNAMSLDIAMGGSTNTILHLLAIALAGEVDFTIDDIDRLSRRVPCLCKVAPSSSYHVEDVNRAGGILGIMAELDRAGLLDTSAGRVDGLSLKEALALYDVKASTISEEADSVYRAAPGGGRNLVMGSQRARFRELDLDREKGCIRDVSHAYYDDGGLAVLYGNICSRGGIVKTAGVDPSIFHFEGRARVFYSQDQAVEGILEGKVEPGDVVVILYEGPKGGPGMQEMLYPTSYLKSMGLGKSCALITDGRFSGGSSGLSIGHVSPEAAAGGEIALVREGDTILIDIPNRKLELVISDEEMNNRKAEMEAKGPDAYKPTGREREVSTALKIYSIFASSADTGAARMLPE; from the coding sequence ATGGCAAATACAACAAAACCTGCGCGGACACTGCGCAGCACCACTACGACCTTCGGCCGCAGGATGGCGGGGGCCAGAAGCCTGTGGCGGGCAAACGGCATGAAGGAGGAACAGTTCGGTAAGCCGATAATAGGCATTGCCAACTCTTTTACCCAGTTTGTTCCCGGCCATGTGCATCTGCACAGCATAGGACAGCAGGTGAAGGAATGGATCGAGGAGCAGGGCTGTTTCGCGGCGGAGTTCAACACCATCGCCATCGACGACGGTATTGCCATGGGACACGACGGCATGCTCTACAGTCTGCCGTCCCGGGACCTTATCGCCGACAGTGTCGAATACATGGTCAATGCCCACAAGGTGGACGCCCTGGTCTGCATCTCCAACTGCGACAAGATCACCCCGGGCATGCTGATCGCAGCCATGCGCCTGAATATTCCCACAATCTTTGTCTCCGGCGGTCCCATGGAAGCCGGCCGGGTAGGGGAGAACCGCTACGATCTTATAGACGCCATGGTCATGGCCGCCGACTCCAAGGTCGACGACGAGACATTGACCCAGGTGGAACAGAACGCCTGTCCTACCTGCGGTTCCTGTTCAGGCATGTTTACCGCCAACTCCATGAACTGTCTGGCCGAGGCAATCGGACTGGCACTGCCGGGGAACGGCACCATAGTGGCGACCAATGAAAAGCGTATCGATCTTTTCAGGTCAGCGGCGAAACGCATTGTTGAAATGGCCGAGGCCTACTACTTCAAGGGCGATGAATCCGTTCTGCCGCGATCGGTGGCGAATCGCCAGGCCTTCCTGAACGCCATGAGCCTCGATATCGCCATGGGCGGATCTACCAATACCATCCTGCATCTTCTTGCCATCGCCCTGGCCGGGGAGGTCGATTTTACCATCGACGATATAGACAGGCTTTCCCGCAGGGTTCCCTGCCTCTGCAAGGTTGCCCCCAGTTCTTCCTACCACGTGGAAGATGTAAACCGGGCTGGAGGAATCCTCGGCATCATGGCAGAGCTCGACAGAGCCGGTCTACTGGATACCTCCGCAGGACGGGTTGACGGTCTCAGTCTGAAAGAGGCTTTAGCCCTCTACGATGTGAAGGCGTCTACAATCAGCGAAGAGGCCGATTCTGTCTACCGGGCGGCCCCCGGGGGCGGCCGCAATCTGGTTATGGGCAGCCAAAGGGCCCGCTTCAGAGAGCTGGACCTGGACCGGGAGAAAGGGTGTATACGGGATGTTTCCCATGCCTATTACGACGACGGCGGCCTTGCCGTGCTCTACGGAAACATCTGCTCCCGGGGAGGTATTGTCAAAACCGCCGGTGTGGATCCCTCAATATTCCATTTTGAAGGCAGGGCCAGGGTGTTCTATTCCCAGGACCAGGCTGTTGAGGGGATTCTCGAAGGAAAGGTCGAGCCCGGCGACGTGGTCGTAATACTCTACGAAGGCCCAAAGGGCGGACCGGGAATGCAGGAGATGCTCTACCCGACATCCTACCTCAAGTCCATGGGGCTGGGAAAAAGCTGTGCACTGATTACGGACGGCCGTTTTTCCGGGGGGTCCTCGGGACTCTCCATCGGACACGTTTCTCCCGAGGCCGCCGCCGGCGGAGAGATTGCCCTGGTCCGGGAAGGGGATACGATTCTTATCGATATTCCGAACCGTAAGCTGGAACTTGTAATCAGCGATGAGGAAATGAATAACAGGAAGGCGGAAATGGAAGCTAAAGGTCCCGATGCCTATAAGCCGACCGGCCGGGAACGGGAAGTCTCGACAGCGCTGAAGATCTACTCCATATTTGCCTCTTCCGCGGACACGGGTGCGGCCCGAATGCTGCCGGAATAA
- a CDS encoding AEC family transporter, which yields MNQMIVSLLPVFLLLGTGVLIRRFSILGREAVDGLKTIIIKIALPSALFLAFAQADMRIEKTWIFLMVFLFCGILYLTGGILHKTLPRLFPEEYTNAYFTGFEFGMIGIGLFTAIWGMEKLPTIAMIAFGHEIFIWFVYVPILSSRKTGKIEITRILKDFFKTPTTISIALGFLVNVLHIYPEISGVIAGRAFLKSLEMISALIAPLILFIIGYSISFRRIPLAKSLALLTSRWIAVLVIGIALVHLMEGLPGVDDFFQLAFYAFILLPPPFILPLFIKEDHHEEISFFSELLIYYTILSFAGYVILMSL from the coding sequence ATGAATCAAATGATCGTCAGTCTTCTTCCTGTTTTTCTTCTTCTGGGAACCGGTGTACTCATTCGCAGGTTTTCCATTCTCGGCAGAGAGGCCGTGGACGGCCTCAAGACAATTATCATAAAGATAGCCCTCCCGAGTGCCCTGTTTCTGGCCTTTGCCCAGGCGGACATGAGAATAGAAAAGACCTGGATATTTCTTATGGTCTTCCTTTTTTGTGGAATCCTCTATCTCACAGGCGGCATTCTCCATAAAACCCTGCCCCGACTTTTTCCCGAGGAGTACACAAACGCTTATTTTACCGGTTTTGAGTTCGGCATGATCGGAATAGGCCTTTTTACGGCTATCTGGGGCATGGAGAAACTGCCCACCATTGCCATGATCGCCTTCGGTCACGAGATTTTTATCTGGTTCGTATATGTTCCGATCCTCAGCTCCAGAAAAACCGGAAAGATTGAAATCACCCGGATACTGAAAGATTTTTTCAAAACCCCCACCACCATCTCCATTGCCCTGGGCTTCCTTGTCAATGTGCTTCACATCTATCCGGAAATTTCCGGCGTAATCGCTGGCAGGGCTTTCCTGAAGAGCCTCGAGATGATCAGCGCCCTTATAGCACCCCTTATTCTTTTCATTATAGGCTATTCAATCAGCTTCAGAAGGATCCCCCTTGCAAAATCCCTGGCACTTCTGACAAGCCGCTGGATTGCGGTCCTCGTTATCGGTATAGCCCTTGTGCATCTCATGGAGGGACTTCCGGGGGTGGATGATTTTTTTCAGCTGGCTTTTTACGCCTTCATCCTGCTGCCCCCGCCATTCATACTTCCCCTGTTTATTAAAGAGGATCACCATGAGGAGATCTCCTTCTTCAGCGAGCTCCTGATCTATTATACGATTCTCTCTTTTGCGGGCTATGTTATCCTGATGTCCCTGTAG
- a CDS encoding sensor histidine kinase, translated as MSNSNKKIRDKIIGLGESSARKSYYPQLLENIRELKEERAKLIETVHTLEEREKELENLVEEKSILLEEVHHRVKNNFQIISSLLNLGRNSALLPSEAANFSETGRRIQVMAQVYERMLHSGILLKVQIAELLRYIAADAYYSVKKPGVRINYRMNENQLFCGVDLATPLALIVNEVISLLYSYAFSDGSGELNIELAPDTAMDSAGNTAYTIRVFDTGPGITESTKEVLEKQLGVILIRNLCSQIGGSYNYIPTASGNYNIIFSISLNKDQAA; from the coding sequence ATGAGTAACAGCAATAAGAAAATACGGGACAAGATAATCGGCCTGGGTGAAAGCTCGGCAAGAAAGAGCTATTATCCTCAACTGCTTGAGAATATCCGGGAGCTGAAGGAGGAACGGGCAAAACTCATCGAGACGGTCCATACCCTGGAGGAACGGGAGAAAGAACTGGAGAACCTGGTGGAAGAAAAAAGCATTCTTCTGGAAGAGGTCCATCATCGTGTAAAAAACAACTTCCAGATTATATCAAGTCTTCTTAACCTGGGACGAAACTCCGCCCTGCTGCCCTCTGAAGCAGCCAATTTTTCCGAAACAGGACGCAGGATACAGGTAATGGCCCAGGTATACGAACGGATGCTGCACTCCGGTATTCTGCTGAAGGTCCAAATCGCTGAGCTGCTGCGGTATATTGCGGCCGACGCATACTACTCCGTAAAAAAACCCGGGGTCAGAATCAACTACAGGATGAATGAAAATCAGCTTTTTTGCGGGGTTGACCTGGCTACCCCCCTTGCCCTGATTGTCAACGAAGTTATCAGCCTCCTTTATTCCTACGCCTTTTCCGACGGCTCCGGAGAATTGAATATTGAACTTGCACCTGACACGGCGATGGATTCTGCCGGGAACACAGCGTACACAATCAGGGTCTTCGACACGGGTCCCGGAATCACGGAATCGACAAAAGAGGTACTTGAAAAACAGCTGGGGGTAATCCTGATACGAAACCTCTGCTCCCAGATCGGCGGGAGCTACAATTATATCCCGACGGCCTCGGGTAACTATAACATCATCTTCAGTATTTCATTGAACAAGGACCAGGCAGCATGA
- the ercA gene encoding alcohol dehydrogenase-like regulatory protein ErcA: protein MQVDHGLTEMRKFVAPEFIFGIGARKRCPDYIRTFGGGKVLLVSDPGVEDAGWTEEIAALLRQNRIPYALYDSVSPNPRDTEVMKGAEFYLQNDCSMILVVGGGSPIDCAKGIGIVVSNDRSILSFEGVDNVPVPMPPLICIPTTAGTSADVSQFAIILDTGNSNKIAIVSKGVVPDISLIDPETTKTMDMALSAETGMDALTHAVEAFVSNASSPVTDMHALRAMEYLALYLPRVINKPRDSTVRSGIMMGSLLAGLAFSNASLGLVHAMAHSLGGLLDLPHGLCNSLLLEHVSLFNFDAEPERYRRVAAVLSRRALEDIPLQSTPHVLKEALKDLRELLFLGNSLDAGAIDETTVNKLAYRALNDPCTVTNPKDADTDDLIKIYEKILHRKIQK, encoded by the coding sequence ATGCAGGTTGATCACGGCCTGACGGAAATGAGAAAGTTTGTAGCCCCGGAGTTTATTTTCGGCATCGGCGCCCGAAAACGCTGTCCCGATTATATCCGGACCTTCGGAGGCGGCAAGGTACTGCTTGTGTCCGACCCGGGTGTGGAAGATGCAGGCTGGACGGAAGAGATTGCAGCGCTCCTCCGGCAGAACCGGATACCCTATGCCCTGTATGACTCCGTCAGCCCGAATCCCCGGGATACCGAGGTCATGAAAGGCGCGGAGTTCTATCTGCAGAACGACTGCAGCATGATACTGGTTGTCGGCGGGGGGAGTCCCATTGACTGCGCCAAGGGAATCGGGATCGTCGTTTCCAATGACAGGAGCATACTCTCCTTTGAAGGCGTAGACAATGTTCCCGTACCCATGCCTCCCCTTATCTGCATACCCACCACTGCAGGTACCTCGGCGGATGTTTCCCAGTTCGCTATCATTCTGGATACCGGAAATTCCAACAAGATTGCCATCGTCAGCAAAGGGGTTGTCCCCGATATAAGTCTGATTGATCCGGAAACAACTAAAACCATGGACATGGCCCTCAGCGCGGAAACCGGAATGGACGCCCTGACCCACGCGGTGGAGGCGTTTGTATCCAATGCCTCAAGCCCGGTTACGGATATGCACGCCCTCAGAGCCATGGAGTACCTCGCCCTGTATCTGCCCCGGGTTATCAATAAACCCCGGGACAGTACGGTACGGTCGGGAATCATGATGGGAAGTCTTCTTGCGGGACTCGCCTTTTCCAATGCAAGCCTGGGCCTCGTCCATGCCATGGCCCATTCCCTGGGGGGATTGCTCGATCTGCCCCACGGACTCTGCAACTCCCTGCTGCTGGAGCATGTATCTCTGTTTAATTTTGACGCTGAACCGGAAAGGTACCGCCGGGTTGCTGCAGTTCTTTCCCGCAGGGCATTGGAGGATATACCGCTGCAAAGCACCCCTCATGTCCTGAAGGAAGCCCTGAAGGACCTGCGGGAACTTTTGTTCCTGGGGAACTCCCTCGATGCCGGAGCGATCGATGAGACAACGGTGAACAAGCTGGCCTACCGGGCCCTGAACGATCCGTGTACGGTAACAAACCCGAAAGATGCGGATACAGACGATCTTATAAAAATCTATGAAAAAATCCTCCACCGAAAAATACAAAAATGA
- a CDS encoding U32 family peptidase C-terminal domain-containing protein produces the protein MKSELLAPAGNLEKLSYAYSYGADAAYIGIKAFSLRARAENFHDEEFEIIRRIKGDRKLYAALNIYFHPSDIRSLEENLDYLGEYPLDAFIVSDLGAARLLQRRFPDTPLHLSTQANCINGEAVKVYRDLGFRRIILGRETSLADIEEIRRAVPEIELEAFVHGAMCLAYSGRCFLSAYMAGRSANEGNCSHSCRWDYRVLEESKRPGEYYPVETGEGFTTILSSKDLCMIDHLKELKDSGINSFKIEGRMKSIYYTAVVTRAYRKALDSLEGEADPDFSAYREELFNVSHREYSTGFYFSKTDIEEPTRTSYQRRYMFLGSLGKQHPEHPGTWELNVKNQILAEDRIEFLGPDTAFLADTAFVLLDKDLLPVAKADHGSYYYIRTAVPVSEAYILRKAIS, from the coding sequence GTGAAGAGCGAACTGCTTGCCCCCGCGGGGAACCTGGAAAAACTGAGCTATGCCTACAGCTATGGAGCCGATGCGGCCTATATCGGAATCAAGGCCTTCTCCCTCCGGGCCAGGGCGGAGAATTTCCACGACGAAGAGTTCGAAATAATCCGCAGAATCAAGGGAGATCGAAAGCTTTACGCCGCTTTGAATATCTATTTTCACCCCTCGGACATCCGCTCCCTGGAGGAAAACCTGGACTATCTGGGAGAGTACCCCCTGGATGCCTTTATCGTCTCCGACCTGGGGGCAGCCCGGCTTCTGCAGCGGCGGTTTCCCGACACCCCTCTGCATCTGTCCACCCAGGCGAACTGTATAAACGGAGAGGCCGTCAAGGTCTACCGGGATCTGGGCTTCCGTCGCATAATCCTAGGACGGGAAACCTCCCTCGCCGACATTGAAGAGATCCGCCGGGCCGTTCCGGAGATTGAACTGGAGGCCTTTGTTCACGGTGCCATGTGTCTCGCCTACTCGGGACGCTGTTTTTTAAGCGCCTACATGGCGGGCAGAAGTGCCAACGAAGGAAACTGCTCCCACTCCTGCCGCTGGGACTACCGGGTCCTGGAGGAGTCGAAGCGACCCGGGGAGTACTACCCGGTGGAGACCGGTGAAGGATTTACCACGATCCTCTCCTCCAAAGACCTCTGCATGATCGACCACCTGAAAGAGCTGAAAGATTCCGGGATCAATTCCTTCAAGATCGAGGGAAGAATGAAGTCGATCTATTACACCGCCGTCGTGACCAGGGCCTACCGTAAAGCCCTGGACAGTCTGGAGGGAGAGGCTGATCCGGATTTTTCCGCCTACAGAGAGGAGCTTTTTAACGTAAGCCACCGGGAGTACTCCACGGGCTTCTACTTCAGTAAAACGGATATAGAGGAGCCCACCCGGACAAGCTACCAGCGGCGCTACATGTTTCTCGGGAGTTTGGGAAAACAGCACCCTGAACATCCGGGCACCTGGGAACTGAACGTTAAAAACCAGATCCTGGCGGAAGACAGAATAGAGTTCCTAGGCCCGGACACAGCCTTTCTGGCGGATACCGCTTTTGTTTTATTGGATAAGGATTTGCTTCCTGTTGCAAAGGCCGACCACGGATCATATTATTATATTAGAACTGCAGTTCCCGTTTCAGAAGCTTATATTTTAAGGAAGGCGATATCCTGA
- a CDS encoding M15 family metallopeptidase: protein MRLLINLALLLVLVSCSPGIGEETIEPAEDKAAKAGENPFPLIPDFSLSRDDLARFAADNANPGTAEAIMVRPAEFLLLMREILKEPEDLFLIADKKHTLPEDYTPEDLVALTEFPLTLNRKDLSLRERIMPDLLAMDQAARNEGLKLVYSSSYRSYDYQKQVYQRHVNQMGQEAADRISARPGTSQHQLGTTVDFGSITDAFAETPEGRWLKKNAWRFGFSLSYPEGYEDLTGYAWESWHYRYIGRPAARMTELFFEGIQHNFLYFLDAHRSFFQERRLP from the coding sequence ATGAGGCTCCTTATAAACCTTGCTCTGCTGCTTGTGCTGGTCTCATGCTCTCCCGGAATCGGAGAGGAGACAATAGAGCCGGCGGAGGACAAAGCCGCAAAGGCCGGGGAGAATCCGTTTCCGCTTATTCCGGACTTCTCCCTGTCCCGGGACGACCTTGCCCGCTTTGCCGCAGATAACGCGAATCCGGGGACCGCTGAGGCAATCATGGTCCGCCCCGCGGAGTTTCTGCTTTTGATGCGGGAGATCCTGAAGGAACCGGAGGATCTCTTCCTTATTGCCGACAAGAAGCATACCCTTCCGGAGGATTACACACCGGAGGACCTCGTCGCCCTGACGGAGTTCCCCCTTACACTGAACAGAAAGGACCTGAGCCTCCGGGAACGAATAATGCCGGATCTCCTGGCCATGGACCAGGCCGCCCGAAACGAAGGGCTCAAGCTTGTCTACTCCTCAAGCTACCGCTCCTATGATTACCAGAAACAGGTTTACCAGCGGCACGTGAACCAGATGGGACAGGAAGCCGCTGACAGGATCTCCGCCCGGCCGGGAACCAGTCAGCATCAGCTGGGGACTACCGTTGACTTCGGCTCCATTACCGACGCTTTTGCGGAAACCCCCGAAGGCCGCTGGCTGAAAAAGAATGCCTGGCGCTTCGGCTTCTCCCTCTCATACCCTGAAGGCTACGAGGATTTGACCGGATACGCCTGGGAAAGCTGGCATTACCGCTATATCGGGCGGCCGGCTGCACGCATGACTGAGCTCTTTTTTGAAGGGATTCAGCATAATTTCCTCTATTTCCTCGATGCCCACCGAAGCTTCTTCCAGGAACGGCGTCTGCCGTGA
- the lon gene encoding endopeptidase La — protein MAEKNIIPADQILPNKLFIIPLNGRPIFPGIFTPLMISGQEDMEVVNKSMESNGLIGLALLKDPETESPVGSELHSVGTVAKIVKRINLPDGGMNIFISTLKRFKIKKFITQEQPISAAVDYLDDINDQSDEVKALSRALLTEMKQLSENNPIFSEEVRLNMINIDHPGKIADFITSILNIKREDQQRILETLDVQQRMEQVLIFIKKEQELLSIQKKIQQQINEKIEKSQREYFLKEELKAIKKELGMPVDAKSGEYQRFRELIDTLPLPEEVRETVERELEKFSLMDPNASEFIVTRNYLDTVVSLPWEEPKPEDFELEKARKILDADHYGLDEVKERIIEFLAVRKLKKDTKGSIICLVGAPGVGKTSVGKSIARALNKQFFRFSVGGMRDEAEIKGHRRTYVGAMPGKIIQGLKIVKSRNPVFMIDEIDKMGASYQGDPSSALLEVLDPEQNVSFRDNYLDLPFDISTVLFIVTANTLDTIPRPLLDRMEVIRLSGYIEQEKIAIASKYIIPKSLSRHGLKKSQVRFTKAALSGIAVNYAREAGMRNYEKAVDKIHRKIATRLVLKELEPPVKIDAADLEEYLSKPIFREDVKKQAAVPGTAVGLAWTNFGGDILVIEAVSNPGKEGFRITGQMGSVMQESAGIAYTYSRHIAGRYKVDKSFFEKNQIHLHIPAGATPKDGPSAGITMTAALMSLATGKKLKADFAMTGELSLVGNVLPIGGLKEKVIAARRNRLKKIIIPKPNERDLDEIPEKVRKGLSFYPVERMEEVLDLLLPGVGTDGETKAGTKSGKKKGTP, from the coding sequence ATGGCAGAAAAAAACATAATACCGGCGGACCAGATTCTTCCCAACAAGCTGTTCATAATCCCATTGAACGGACGCCCCATATTTCCCGGAATATTTACTCCCCTGATGATTTCCGGCCAGGAGGACATGGAGGTTGTCAATAAATCCATGGAGTCCAACGGGCTCATCGGCCTGGCTCTGCTCAAGGATCCGGAAACGGAAAGCCCCGTGGGAAGCGAACTGCATTCCGTGGGAACGGTGGCCAAGATAGTAAAGCGTATCAATCTTCCCGACGGTGGTATGAACATATTTATTTCCACCCTCAAACGCTTTAAAATAAAGAAATTCATTACCCAGGAGCAGCCGATATCGGCGGCGGTTGACTATCTGGACGACATCAATGACCAGTCCGACGAGGTGAAGGCCCTCTCCCGGGCACTCCTGACGGAGATGAAGCAGCTTTCGGAGAACAATCCCATCTTCTCCGAAGAGGTGCGCCTCAACATGATCAACATAGACCATCCCGGCAAGATCGCAGACTTCATTACCTCCATCCTGAATATCAAGCGTGAGGACCAGCAGCGTATCCTGGAAACCCTGGACGTTCAGCAACGGATGGAACAGGTGCTGATCTTCATCAAGAAGGAACAGGAACTCCTGAGTATTCAGAAGAAGATTCAGCAGCAGATCAACGAGAAAATCGAAAAAAGCCAGCGGGAGTACTTTCTCAAGGAGGAGCTCAAGGCAATAAAGAAAGAGCTCGGCATGCCCGTGGATGCCAAAAGCGGGGAATACCAGCGTTTCAGGGAACTCATCGATACCCTTCCTCTGCCGGAGGAAGTACGGGAGACAGTGGAACGGGAACTCGAAAAGTTCTCTCTTATGGACCCGAACGCCTCGGAATTTATCGTTACCCGCAACTACCTGGATACCGTTGTATCCCTTCCCTGGGAGGAGCCGAAGCCGGAGGATTTTGAACTGGAAAAGGCCAGGAAAATCCTCGACGCCGACCACTACGGTCTGGACGAGGTCAAGGAAAGGATCATCGAGTTTCTGGCGGTACGCAAACTGAAAAAAGACACCAAGGGCTCGATTATCTGCCTGGTGGGTGCCCCGGGGGTGGGCAAGACCTCCGTGGGCAAGTCCATTGCCAGGGCGCTGAACAAGCAGTTCTTCCGCTTCTCCGTGGGGGGAATGCGGGACGAGGCGGAGATAAAGGGCCACCGCCGCACCTACGTCGGTGCCATGCCGGGCAAGATCATTCAGGGCCTCAAGATCGTAAAATCCCGGAACCCCGTATTTATGATCGACGAGATCGACAAAATGGGAGCCAGCTACCAGGGAGATCCCTCCTCCGCCCTGCTGGAGGTGCTGGACCCGGAGCAGAATGTCTCCTTCCGGGACAACTACCTGGACCTGCCCTTCGACATTTCCACGGTGCTCTTTATCGTAACCGCCAATACCCTGGATACGATTCCCCGGCCCCTTCTGGACAGGATGGAGGTTATCCGTCTCTCGGGCTATATCGAGCAGGAGAAGATCGCCATCGCCAGCAAGTACATAATCCCCAAATCCCTCTCCCGGCACGGACTCAAAAAGAGCCAGGTCCGTTTTACCAAAGCGGCCCTCTCGGGGATTGCGGTCAATTACGCCCGGGAAGCCGGAATGCGCAACTACGAGAAGGCGGTGGACAAGATACACCGTAAAATCGCGACCAGGCTGGTACTGAAGGAGCTGGAACCTCCGGTCAAGATTGACGCAGCGGACCTGGAGGAGTACCTCAGCAAGCCCATATTCCGGGAAGACGTTAAAAAGCAGGCCGCCGTACCGGGAACCGCTGTGGGTCTTGCCTGGACCAACTTCGGCGGAGACATCCTGGTTATCGAGGCGGTGTCGAATCCCGGAAAAGAGGGCTTCCGGATTACCGGTCAGATGGGAAGTGTAATGCAGGAGTCGGCGGGGATTGCCTATACCTACTCCCGGCACATAGCCGGCCGCTACAAAGTGGACAAGTCCTTCTTTGAGAAAAACCAGATACATCTGCATATTCCCGCCGGGGCGACCCCCAAGGACGGCCCCTCTGCCGGGATTACCATGACCGCAGCGCTGATGTCCCTGGCAACCGGGAAGAAGCTCAAAGCCGACTTCGCCATGACCGGGGAACTCTCCCTCGTGGGAAACGTGCTTCCCATCGGCGGACTCAAGGAGAAGGTAATAGCCGCCAGGCGGAACAGGCTTAAGAAGATAATTATCCCCAAACCCAACGAGAGGGATCTGGACGAGATTCCGGAAAAGGTCCGCAAGGGCCTTAGCTTCTATCCGGTGGAACGGATGGAAGAGGTCCTGGATCTGCTGCTTCCCGGAGTCGGCACCGACGGGGAGACCAAAGCAGGCACAAAGTCGGGAAAAAAGAAAGGAACCCCATGA
- the recO gene encoding DNA repair protein RecO has protein sequence MSRASVTEALILRASRVGEYHKQLLLLTPDTGLVKALAFGAFKGKSRLVSASDPYSHARIHLYRNPVRDLLKITDIEVIHTYEGLRNDLERSYAAALLAELVAASYGGGGPDYRYPFGLLRRCLMVLETGDARAGRRTVFQFLLRFLLHAGFLGSPGECGRCGVDFSPSQEVFFYSRDGELMCGSCAVEGSLPVSPGVRRHMEGASKFPLSRALEIGTDTSLEQGLVRLLRDLLQITLNLQLKSFEIYFGLPVV, from the coding sequence ATGAGCCGCGCCAGTGTAACAGAAGCCCTGATCCTGCGGGCATCCCGGGTTGGAGAGTATCACAAGCAGCTTCTGTTGCTGACCCCCGACACGGGGCTGGTAAAGGCCCTGGCTTTCGGTGCCTTCAAGGGAAAAAGCCGCCTGGTCAGTGCAAGCGATCCCTACTCCCATGCCAGGATCCACCTGTACCGGAATCCGGTACGGGATCTTCTCAAGATTACCGATATCGAGGTGATCCATACCTACGAAGGTCTGAGAAACGACCTGGAACGCAGCTACGCCGCAGCTCTACTGGCGGAACTCGTCGCAGCCAGCTACGGAGGCGGAGGTCCGGATTACCGCTACCCCTTCGGTCTGCTGCGCCGCTGTCTGATGGTTCTGGAGACCGGGGACGCCAGGGCGGGCCGCCGGACGGTGTTCCAGTTTCTGCTTCGCTTTCTGCTGCACGCCGGCTTTCTGGGATCCCCCGGGGAGTGCGGTCGCTGCGGAGTCGATTTTTCCCCCTCACAGGAGGTTTTCTTCTACAGCCGGGACGGAGAACTCATGTGCGGATCCTGCGCTGTGGAAGGGTCCCTCCCGGTCTCTCCGGGGGTACGGCGTCATATGGAAGGGGCTTCAAAGTTCCCCCTGTCCAGGGCCCTGGAGATCGGGACAGACACATCTCTGGAGCAGGGGCTGGTCCGCCTGCTGCGGGATCTTCTTCAGATTACCCTGAATCTGCAGTTGAAGTCCTTTGAGATCTATTTCGGGTTACCCGTCGTATGA
- the thpR gene encoding RNA 2',3'-cyclic phosphodiesterase, whose amino-acid sequence MIKLRLFTALVPESELIKGIIALQKTCRRSGMENLRYIETENLHVTVNFLGDTSPQDLSVLHEILTGGVSVLKSPAFRPHTLGLFPSPRRARSINLLLEDPEGSMDAMFRHLDGTLRGAGFPGERRSFRPHISFGRFRSRRGELMEEDSLPSLTAGIRRIFRCSELVLFRSELGPGGARYYPEGRYRFGNQTNLGD is encoded by the coding sequence ATGATAAAACTGAGGCTGTTTACCGCCCTGGTGCCGGAATCGGAGCTGATTAAGGGTATCATTGCCCTTCAGAAGACCTGCCGGCGAAGCGGCATGGAGAATCTGCGGTATATAGAGACAGAAAACCTGCATGTAACGGTGAATTTCCTGGGGGATACCAGTCCACAGGATCTCAGTGTTCTGCATGAAATCCTGACGGGGGGAGTTTCCGTGCTGAAATCCCCGGCGTTCCGGCCCCATACCCTGGGACTTTTTCCTTCCCCCCGGCGGGCGAGGAGTATCAACCTGCTGCTGGAAGACCCTGAGGGCAGCATGGATGCCATGTTCCGGCATCTCGACGGGACCTTAAGAGGCGCAGGTTTTCCGGGGGAGAGGCGGAGCTTCCGTCCTCACATCAGTTTCGGCCGTTTCCGGAGCCGCCGGGGTGAGCTGATGGAGGAGGATTCGCTGCCCTCTTTGACCGCGGGTATCAGGAGAATTTTCCGGTGCAGTGAGCTTGTTCTGTTCCGTTCGGAACTGGGACCGGGCGGGGCGCGCTACTATCCCGAAGGACGGTACCGCTTCGGGAACCAGACAAATTTGGGAGATTGA